The Thermodesulfobacteriota bacterium genome segment TAAGCCATTAACAAGCGAGTATATTTTTCATATTTCAGCCTTCTTATCAACTATTTGCCCCACATTCGAGACAGTAAATTTATTTGAATACAATAAACTTGTACCCCAGGAATGTCCACATTATTGTAAATACCAAGGATACGAATGCACCGAAGTTTGCCCAAAGCGTGGGTGAAATGCCGGGAAGGGGTTTTAGAAAATTTACGATAAAAGACGCGATTCCAACATTGATAAGAAAAGCACTACCGCTTACGGCTAAGAATTTGATAAATTCCCTTCCCCACTGATCCGTTCTATTTTTTTCAAATGTCCAATACTTATTCCAAAAGTAACTATTTGTGACAGCCAATAGAAATGAAATTCCCTTAAAGACAGAAAATAAAATTCCTCTATCGATACTGGATACATACATGAGAAAATTTAGCACCCCGAAGTCTATAGCTGTGTTTGAGAATCCAATGATTATAAATTTCCCAAGCTGATAAAAGGTAGGCCACCTTCTCCCCAGATTATACGTTATGATAA includes the following:
- a CDS encoding GtrA family protein; protein product: MVTIALRKTDIISGIILGIIIAIFSFAVLKNLEYVIPLPNFLLKSLWSILVVMPVLIFSLIIITYNLGRRWPTFYQLGKFIIIGFSNTAIDFGVLNFLMYVSSIDRGILFSVFKGISFLLAVTNSYFWNKYWTFEKNRTDQWGREFIKFLAVSGSAFLINVGIASFIVNFLKPLPGISPTLWANFGAFVSLVFTIMWTFLGYKFIVFK